From Dermochelys coriacea isolate rDerCor1 chromosome 9, rDerCor1.pri.v4, whole genome shotgun sequence, one genomic window encodes:
- the LOC119861595 gene encoding A-kinase anchor protein SPHKAP isoform X5, with protein MYEVSEHQVSGTDSSESSLGSSVTACKKVLCSNSLLESTDYWLQNQRTPCRIGFVEDKSENKCASVCFVNVDANKDDCSDEHLKQRLMSVSPNLPKLISSMNVQPPKENEIVLLNGLTSGNLQADFEVSQCPWLADVCLVQCARGNRKNSIGCIIFEINKFLIGLELVQERQLQIETNILKPEDDTNCSVSSIEEDFLTASEHLEDENEADEYKNGHENVHVTEPASDIRKHKGKGLEHLHYRKTTLPFALDDNCFNKENLASAKNSADSEDSLNIVAEDSILQTVDKSIQQLQWKNDLAGRVRSSPNTKSLERSLTDNTENSYPVCTSEGVSLTRMAKEERASQCDTIAKQNNKLDTEEHTGERKPHLPLQNEQAMAGQYATNLAESVLQDAFIRLSQSQPTFTKEAAISISVGNSLSSATCTTEDITSRSWNELPKIVIVQSPDSCENTLEWPGSGFPNLCHWSESESSAEISDYLQEENSKGHTQNALEVALACAATVIGTISSPHAAERLKREQEATDSKSKTVDNEEEQIKSSQVLDNCADTEYSFPSALCGMTQVASAVAVCSLGETKEDKYPATSSGLLSAAETSAAITLHCSIAIGSSMEKLNKSIAEALLKEASMILTKPNIYRNVGDFIESINGRIIETATRPRISPLDEVICDELAQNVSNVILRHSMEEVGKKRQLHPGSDNNSDFSTHGMFMETANELLFNVIYFTCKKMREIAQVGDCSPLFSEDKDRWRVTETESHATQTTGTQPSQQAPDHTSEPLSTFYSANAGKDLVNLTNTKKDKEEGVPNTMESATLRSDLLCSVSGHNSLVAKTSPKKRYLKRATRDCYRSPYQSKKDLRSFSDRENTLTVNECRHGVQEQLSSDAIVNTENQSKHKCDAVLNNEVQVSVSLLGNHILLPSQPVLQVKHPRDTYCVTDFAEELAETVVSMATEIAAICLENSNGKQPWFCAWKRGNDYLVTQSLSCRTIKRKKESQPNGSVVRKHRPPRLSEIKRKTDEHPELKERLMNRVVDESINLEDTPESVSIFANEVAAKIMSLTELSMVDNVWQGPNHPRNRLHCERWGRAKGSSCESIPEEDSDSKRSINTLGPMNILSQPGSQTSSVSKQSSCESITDEFSRFMVNQMENEGRGFDLLLDYYAGKNASSILTSALQQVSRKNGHLNVRPSCPSKQSSTESITEEFYRYMLREIEKENKDDASSIRSSKEWSGSLLPPSPRSPFCFRQSSMPDSRLSSSRLTVNAPVKAKSLDGFAHNSHQDSLSVQQVSTVSSSGLCKSDSCLYQRCRTDQVTDMLIHETWASSIESLMRKNKIIGDEAEITDADQFPNDSPLHVEQYANRLAANIVESGKTLIVVHQDSFDYTNRVAEGRSLPSVTQSQSKPTRDRINLDGKKEQLKTHESLQGSHIGSSAFLREVPLIQIETDQREELNKDLEPLTSSIILAGETKEHLNKEKPLAAYSGKHMVSSSMINTNVATRSKPDAEIMVETKTTEDFPNPLNSSDESTGSWSQLVNDEDNPDDTSSYLQLSERSMSNGNSSTTSSLGIMDLEIYQENMPSSPMINELAEEKAFLEEQPENIEVTTFSESTSGLSEETANCQKDLLVINFDLEPECPDAELRTTLQWIAASELGIPTIYFQKTQENRIEKFLDVMRLVHQKSWKVGDIFHAVVQYCKLREESREKTPSLFDWLLEVG; from the exons GTTTGCTTTGTGAATGTAGATGCAAACAAAGATGATTGCAGTGATGAGCACTTAAAACAG AGATTGATGAGTGTCTCTCCAAATCTCCCAAAACTTATCAGCTCTATGAATGTACAACCACCAAAAGAAAACGAAATAGTCCTGCTGAATGGATTAACTTCAGGAAACCTTCAGGCTGATTTTGAAGTTTCTCAG TGTCCTTGGCTGGCAGATGTATGTTTGGTTCAATGTGCAAGGGGGAACAGAAAAAACAGCATAGGCTGCATCATCTTTGAAATAAACAAGTTTCTGATTGGACTGGAGCTTGTGCAGGAGAGACAGCTGCAGATAGAAACTAATATCTTAAAGCCTGAGGATGATACAAACTGTTCAGTGTCCTCAATAGAAGAAGATTTTCtcacagcatctgagcaccttgaaGATGAGAATGAGGCTGATGAATATAAAAATG GTCATGAAAATGTACATGTCACAGAACCTGCATCAGATATCAGAAAGCATAAAGGAAAGGGACTTGAGCACCTACATTATAGGAAGACCACGTTGCCATTTGCCCTTGATGACAATTGCTTTAATAAAGAAAACTTAGCTTCTGCTAAAAACTCTGCTGATTCAGAAGACTCACTGAATATTGTAGCTGAAGACAGCATCTTACAAACTGTGGATAAGTCCATCCAGCAACTACAGTGGAAGAATGATTTAGCTGGAAGAGTTAGGTCATCCCCTAACACTAAGAGCCTGGAAAGATCCCTTACAGATAACACTGAAAATTCCTATCCAGTATGCACTTCAGAAGGTGTATCTTTGACCAGAATGGCTAAGGAAGAACGAGCTTCTCAGTGTGACAcaatagcaaaacaaaacaataagctAGACACAGAGGAGCATACGGGTGAAAGGAAACCTCATCTTCCTTTGCAAAATGAGCAAGCAATGGCAGGTCAATATGCTACAAATTTAGCAGAGTCTGTTCTGCAAGATGCATTTATTAGATTGTCCCAATCTCAACCCACTTTTACCAAGGAGGCTGCTATTAGCATCTCTGTAGGAAACTCCTTAAGTTCAGCAACTTGTACAACAGAAGACATAACTTCCCGATCATGGAATGAACTTCCAAAAATTGTCATAGTTCAAAGTCCAGACAGCTGTGAAAATACATTAGAATGGCCTGGGTCTGGTTTCCCAAATCTATGCCATTGGTCTGAATCAGAAAGTTCTGCTGAAATTTCAGATTACCTGCAGGAAGAGAATTCCAAAGGACACACCCAGAATGCACTGGAAGTAGCTTTGGCTTGTGCAGCCACAGTTATTGGAACCATTTCAAGCCCCCACGCTGCAGAAAGACTCAAAAGAGAACAAGAAGCCACCGACTCTAAAAGCAAAACAGTTGATAATGAAGAGGAACAGATAAAATCTTCACAAGTACTTGATAACTGTGCAGATACAGAATATTCATTTCCATCTGCTTTGTGTGGTATGACTCAAGTAGCAAGTGCTGTAGCAGTCTGTAGTCTTGGTGAAACAAAGGAAGATAAATACCCTGCAACTTCAAGTGGACTCTTATCTGCAGCTGAGACTTCTGCAGCTATTACCCTTCATTGTAGTATAGCCATAGGAAGCAGCATGGAGAAGTTGAACAAGAGCATTGCAGAGGCATTGCTCAAAGAGGCATCCATGATTTTGACAAAGCCCAATATATACAGAAATGTAGGGGACTTTATTGAGTCCATAAATGGAAGAATTATTGAAACAGCAACAAGGCCCCGGATTTCACCCTTGGATGAAGTAATTTGCGATGAACTCGCACAAAATGTATCAAATGTTATTCTGCGGCATTCTATGGAAGAGGTTGGGAAGAAAAGACAGCTACATCCTGGTTCAGACAATAACTCAGACTTCAGTACACATGGCATGTTTATGGAGACTGCCAATGAACTGCTTTTTAATGTGATATATTTCACTTGCAAGAAGATGAGAGAGATTGCACAGGTTGGTGACTGTTCACCTCTCTTCTCTGAGGACAAAGACAGATGGAGGGTAACAGAAACAGAAAGCCACGCAACACAGACCACAGGTACTCAACCATCACAGCAAGCCCCAGATCACACCAGTGAACCACTTAGTACTTTTTACAGTGCTAATGCTGGCAAAGATCTTGTAAATTtgacaaatacaaaaaaagataagGAGGAAGGCGTGCCAAATACCATGGAAAGTGCCACACTGCGTTCAGACCTGCTGTGTAGTGTCAGTGGGCATAACTCACTGGTTGCAAAAACATCCCCCAAGAAAAGATAtctgaaaagagccacaagagatTGCTACAGGTCCCCATATCAAAGCAAGAAAGACCTCAGGTCTTTTTCAGACAGAGAAAACACACTTACAGTCAATGAATGCAGACATGGTGTTCAAGAGCAGTTATCGTCTGATGCCATTGTGAACACAGAAAACCAGAGCAAACATAAGTGTGATGCTGTGCTAAATAATGAAGTCCAAGTTAGTGTGTCTTTATTAGGTAATCACATCTTGCTTCCTTCTCAGCCTGTGCTTCAGGTAAAACATCCAAGGGATACATACTGTGTAACAGATTTTGCAGAAGAATTAGCAGAAACCGTGGTCTCCATGGCAACAGAAATAGCTGCCATTTGTCTTGAAAACTCAAATGGTAAGCAACCCTGGTTCTGTGCATGGAAAAGAGGAAATGACTATCTGGTGACGCAGAGTTTATCATGCAGAACtataaaaaggaagaaggaatcGCAGCCCAATGGCTCAGTTGTTAGGAAGCACAGGCCACCTAGATTGAGTGAGATCAAAAGGAAAACAGATGAGCATCCCGAACTAAAGGAAAGACTGATGAACAGAGTAGTGGATGAATCCATCAACCTTGAAGATACTCCAGAGTCTGTCAGTATCTTTGCAAATGAAGTGGCTGCTAAAATTATGAGCCTAACTGAGCTATCCATGGTTGATAATGTCTGGCAGGGTCCAAACCATCCCAGAAACAGATTGCACTGTGAAAGATGGGGCCGTGCCAAGGGGTCCAGCTGTGAGAGCATACCAGAAGAGGATTCAGATTCCAAAAGGTCTATAAATACTTTGggcccaatgaatattttaaGTCAGCCGGGAAGCCAGACTAGTTCTGTCTCTAAGCAGTCTAGTTGTGAAAGTATTACAGATGAATTTTCAAGATTTATGGTGAACCAGATGGAAAATGAAGGGAGAGGGTTTGATTTATTACTGGACTACTATGCAGGAAAAAATGCAAGCAGCATTCTAACTTCTGCCTTGCAACAGGTATCTAGGAAAAACGGCCACCTCAACGTGAGACCAAGCTGCCCATCCAAACAGTCTAGCACAGAAAGCATCACAGAAGAGTTTTATAGGTATATGCtaagggaaatagaaaaggagaatAAAGATGACGCTTCTTCCATCAGGAGTTCAAAGGAGTGGAGTGGCAGCTTGTTACCACCTTCTCCACGATCACCGTTTTGTTTTAGACAATCCTCTATGCCTGACAGCAGATTATCAAGTTCCAGGCTAACAGTGAATGCACCAGTCAAAGCAAAATCTTTAGATGGTTTTGCTCACAACAGCCACCAGGATTCCTTAAGTGTACAACAGGTCAGCACTGtatcttcttcaggtctttgcAAGTCAGACTCATGCCTATACCAAAGATGTAGGACTGACCAGGTGACAGATATGCTGATTCATGAGACATGGGCAAGCTCAATTGAATCTCTAATGCGTAAGAACAAGATTATAGGGGATGAGGCAGAGATTACAGATGCTGATCAATTCCCCAATGATTCCCCACTGCATGTAGAACAATATGCAAACAGACTGGCTGCAAATATTGTTGAAAGTGGGAAAACATTAATTGTCGTCCATCAAGATTCCTTTGACTATACAAACCGGGTAGCAGAAGGTAGATCTCTCCCAAGTGTGACTCAAAGTCAGTCTAAACCCACAAGGGACAGAATAAATTTAGATGGGAAAAAAGAACAACTCAAAACCCATGAGTCCCTCCAGGGAAGCCATATAGGCTCTTCTGCTTTCCTGAGGGAAGTGCCTTTGATTCAGATAGAAACTGATCAAAGAGAAGAGCTGAATAAAGACTTAGAGCCCTTAACTTCTAGTATCATCCTTGCTGGGGAAACAAAGGAGCAtctaaacaaagaaaaacctctAGCAGCATATTCTGGGAAGCACATGGTTTCAAGCTCCATGATAAATACCAA TGTTGCTACTAGAAGCAAACCAGatgctgaaatcatggtggaaacaaaaacaactgaagacTTTCCGAATCCTCTCAACAGCAGCGATGAAAGCACAGGCAGCTGGTCCCAGCTAGTTAATGATGAGGACAATCCTGATGATACAAGTAGCTACTTGCAACTCAGTGAGAGATCCATGAG CAATGGCAACAGCAGTACCACTAGCAGTCTTGGCATTATGGACCTGGAAATTTATCAGGAAAACATGCCCTCTTCTCCTATGATTAA TGAATTAGCAGAAGAAAAGGCTTTCCTTGAAGAACAGCCAGAGAACATAGAGG TGACTACTTTTTCAGAAAGCACTTCTGGACTATCAGAGGAAACAGCCAATTGTCAAAAAGACCTACTGGTGATAAACTTTGACCTGGAGCCAGAGTGCCCAGATGCAGAGCTACGAACCACTCTTCAATGGATAGCTGCTTCTGAACTTGGAATACCAACCATCTATTTTCAGAAAACTCAGGAAAACAGAATTGAAAAG
- the LOC119861595 gene encoding A-kinase anchor protein SPHKAP isoform X3: protein MAGHSLLTVPSSFESPLMYEVSEHQVSGTDSSESSLGSSVTACKKVLCSNSLLESTDYWLQNQRTPCRIGFVEDKSENKCASVCFVNVDANKDDCSDEHLKQRLMSVSPNLPKLISSMNVQPPKENEIVLLNGLTSGNLQADFEVSQCPWLADVCLVQCARGNRKNSIGCIIFEINKFLIGLELVQERQLQIETNILKPEDDTNCSVSSIEEDFLTASEHLEDENEADEYKNGHENVHVTEPASDIRKHKGKGLEHLHYRKTTLPFALDDNCFNKENLASAKNSADSEDSLNIVAEDSILQTVDKSIQQLQWKNDLAGRVRSSPNTKSLERSLTDNTENSYPVCTSEGVSLTRMAKEERASQCDTIAKQNNKLDTEEHTGERKPHLPLQNEQAMAGQYATNLAESVLQDAFIRLSQSQPTFTKEAAISISVGNSLSSATCTTEDITSRSWNELPKIVIVQSPDSCENTLEWPGSGFPNLCHWSESESSAEISDYLQEENSKGHTQNALEVALACAATVIGTISSPHAAERLKREQEATDSKSKTVDNEEEQIKSSQVLDNCADTEYSFPSALCGMTQVASAVAVCSLGETKEDKYPATSSGLLSAAETSAAITLHCSIAIGSSMEKLNKSIAEALLKEASMILTKPNIYRNVGDFIESINGRIIETATRPRISPLDEVICDELAQNVSNVILRHSMEEVGKKRQLHPGSDNNSDFSTHGMFMETANELLFNVIYFTCKKMREIAQVGDCSPLFSEDKDRWRVTETESHATQTTGTQPSQQAPDHTSEPLSTFYSANAGKDLVNLTNTKKDKEEGVPNTMESATLRSDLLCSVSGHNSLVAKTSPKKRYLKRATRDCYRSPYQSKKDLRSFSDRENTLTVNECRHGVQEQLSSDAIVNTENQSKHKCDAVLNNEVQVSVSLLGNHILLPSQPVLQVKHPRDTYCVTDFAEELAETVVSMATEIAAICLENSNGKQPWFCAWKRGNDYLVTQSLSCRTIKRKKESQPNGSVVRKHRPPRLSEIKRKTDEHPELKERLMNRVVDESINLEDTPESVSIFANEVAAKIMSLTELSMVDNVWQGPNHPRNRLHCERWGRAKGSSCESIPEEDSDSKRSINTLGPMNILSQPGSQTSSVSKQSSCESITDEFSRFMVNQMENEGRGFDLLLDYYAGKNASSILTSALQQVSRKNGHLNVRPSCPSKQSSTESITEEFYRYMLREIEKENKDDASSIRSSKEWSGSLLPPSPRSPFCFRQSSMPDSRLSSSRLTVNAPVKAKSLDGFAHNSHQDSLSVQQVSTVSSSGLCKSDSCLYQRCRTDQVTDMLIHETWASSIESLMRKNKIIGDEAEITDADQFPNDSPLHVEQYANRLAANIVESGKTLIVVHQDSFDYTNRVAEGRSLPSVTQSQSKPTRDRINLDGKKEQLKTHESLQGSHIGSSAFLREVPLIQIETDQREELNKDLEPLTSSIILAGETKEHLNKEKPLAAYSGKHMVSSSMINTNVATRSKPDAEIMVETKTTEDFPNPLNSSDESTGSWSQLVNDEDNPDDTSSYLQLSERSMSNGNSSTTSSLGIMDLEIYQENMPSSPMINELAEEKAFLEEQPENIEESTSGLSEETANCQKDLLVINFDLEPECPDAELRTTLQWIAASELGIPTIYFQKTQENRIEKFLDVMRLVHQKSWKVGDIFHAVVQYCKLREESREKTPSLFDWLLEVG from the exons GTTTGCTTTGTGAATGTAGATGCAAACAAAGATGATTGCAGTGATGAGCACTTAAAACAG AGATTGATGAGTGTCTCTCCAAATCTCCCAAAACTTATCAGCTCTATGAATGTACAACCACCAAAAGAAAACGAAATAGTCCTGCTGAATGGATTAACTTCAGGAAACCTTCAGGCTGATTTTGAAGTTTCTCAG TGTCCTTGGCTGGCAGATGTATGTTTGGTTCAATGTGCAAGGGGGAACAGAAAAAACAGCATAGGCTGCATCATCTTTGAAATAAACAAGTTTCTGATTGGACTGGAGCTTGTGCAGGAGAGACAGCTGCAGATAGAAACTAATATCTTAAAGCCTGAGGATGATACAAACTGTTCAGTGTCCTCAATAGAAGAAGATTTTCtcacagcatctgagcaccttgaaGATGAGAATGAGGCTGATGAATATAAAAATG GTCATGAAAATGTACATGTCACAGAACCTGCATCAGATATCAGAAAGCATAAAGGAAAGGGACTTGAGCACCTACATTATAGGAAGACCACGTTGCCATTTGCCCTTGATGACAATTGCTTTAATAAAGAAAACTTAGCTTCTGCTAAAAACTCTGCTGATTCAGAAGACTCACTGAATATTGTAGCTGAAGACAGCATCTTACAAACTGTGGATAAGTCCATCCAGCAACTACAGTGGAAGAATGATTTAGCTGGAAGAGTTAGGTCATCCCCTAACACTAAGAGCCTGGAAAGATCCCTTACAGATAACACTGAAAATTCCTATCCAGTATGCACTTCAGAAGGTGTATCTTTGACCAGAATGGCTAAGGAAGAACGAGCTTCTCAGTGTGACAcaatagcaaaacaaaacaataagctAGACACAGAGGAGCATACGGGTGAAAGGAAACCTCATCTTCCTTTGCAAAATGAGCAAGCAATGGCAGGTCAATATGCTACAAATTTAGCAGAGTCTGTTCTGCAAGATGCATTTATTAGATTGTCCCAATCTCAACCCACTTTTACCAAGGAGGCTGCTATTAGCATCTCTGTAGGAAACTCCTTAAGTTCAGCAACTTGTACAACAGAAGACATAACTTCCCGATCATGGAATGAACTTCCAAAAATTGTCATAGTTCAAAGTCCAGACAGCTGTGAAAATACATTAGAATGGCCTGGGTCTGGTTTCCCAAATCTATGCCATTGGTCTGAATCAGAAAGTTCTGCTGAAATTTCAGATTACCTGCAGGAAGAGAATTCCAAAGGACACACCCAGAATGCACTGGAAGTAGCTTTGGCTTGTGCAGCCACAGTTATTGGAACCATTTCAAGCCCCCACGCTGCAGAAAGACTCAAAAGAGAACAAGAAGCCACCGACTCTAAAAGCAAAACAGTTGATAATGAAGAGGAACAGATAAAATCTTCACAAGTACTTGATAACTGTGCAGATACAGAATATTCATTTCCATCTGCTTTGTGTGGTATGACTCAAGTAGCAAGTGCTGTAGCAGTCTGTAGTCTTGGTGAAACAAAGGAAGATAAATACCCTGCAACTTCAAGTGGACTCTTATCTGCAGCTGAGACTTCTGCAGCTATTACCCTTCATTGTAGTATAGCCATAGGAAGCAGCATGGAGAAGTTGAACAAGAGCATTGCAGAGGCATTGCTCAAAGAGGCATCCATGATTTTGACAAAGCCCAATATATACAGAAATGTAGGGGACTTTATTGAGTCCATAAATGGAAGAATTATTGAAACAGCAACAAGGCCCCGGATTTCACCCTTGGATGAAGTAATTTGCGATGAACTCGCACAAAATGTATCAAATGTTATTCTGCGGCATTCTATGGAAGAGGTTGGGAAGAAAAGACAGCTACATCCTGGTTCAGACAATAACTCAGACTTCAGTACACATGGCATGTTTATGGAGACTGCCAATGAACTGCTTTTTAATGTGATATATTTCACTTGCAAGAAGATGAGAGAGATTGCACAGGTTGGTGACTGTTCACCTCTCTTCTCTGAGGACAAAGACAGATGGAGGGTAACAGAAACAGAAAGCCACGCAACACAGACCACAGGTACTCAACCATCACAGCAAGCCCCAGATCACACCAGTGAACCACTTAGTACTTTTTACAGTGCTAATGCTGGCAAAGATCTTGTAAATTtgacaaatacaaaaaaagataagGAGGAAGGCGTGCCAAATACCATGGAAAGTGCCACACTGCGTTCAGACCTGCTGTGTAGTGTCAGTGGGCATAACTCACTGGTTGCAAAAACATCCCCCAAGAAAAGATAtctgaaaagagccacaagagatTGCTACAGGTCCCCATATCAAAGCAAGAAAGACCTCAGGTCTTTTTCAGACAGAGAAAACACACTTACAGTCAATGAATGCAGACATGGTGTTCAAGAGCAGTTATCGTCTGATGCCATTGTGAACACAGAAAACCAGAGCAAACATAAGTGTGATGCTGTGCTAAATAATGAAGTCCAAGTTAGTGTGTCTTTATTAGGTAATCACATCTTGCTTCCTTCTCAGCCTGTGCTTCAGGTAAAACATCCAAGGGATACATACTGTGTAACAGATTTTGCAGAAGAATTAGCAGAAACCGTGGTCTCCATGGCAACAGAAATAGCTGCCATTTGTCTTGAAAACTCAAATGGTAAGCAACCCTGGTTCTGTGCATGGAAAAGAGGAAATGACTATCTGGTGACGCAGAGTTTATCATGCAGAACtataaaaaggaagaaggaatcGCAGCCCAATGGCTCAGTTGTTAGGAAGCACAGGCCACCTAGATTGAGTGAGATCAAAAGGAAAACAGATGAGCATCCCGAACTAAAGGAAAGACTGATGAACAGAGTAGTGGATGAATCCATCAACCTTGAAGATACTCCAGAGTCTGTCAGTATCTTTGCAAATGAAGTGGCTGCTAAAATTATGAGCCTAACTGAGCTATCCATGGTTGATAATGTCTGGCAGGGTCCAAACCATCCCAGAAACAGATTGCACTGTGAAAGATGGGGCCGTGCCAAGGGGTCCAGCTGTGAGAGCATACCAGAAGAGGATTCAGATTCCAAAAGGTCTATAAATACTTTGggcccaatgaatattttaaGTCAGCCGGGAAGCCAGACTAGTTCTGTCTCTAAGCAGTCTAGTTGTGAAAGTATTACAGATGAATTTTCAAGATTTATGGTGAACCAGATGGAAAATGAAGGGAGAGGGTTTGATTTATTACTGGACTACTATGCAGGAAAAAATGCAAGCAGCATTCTAACTTCTGCCTTGCAACAGGTATCTAGGAAAAACGGCCACCTCAACGTGAGACCAAGCTGCCCATCCAAACAGTCTAGCACAGAAAGCATCACAGAAGAGTTTTATAGGTATATGCtaagggaaatagaaaaggagaatAAAGATGACGCTTCTTCCATCAGGAGTTCAAAGGAGTGGAGTGGCAGCTTGTTACCACCTTCTCCACGATCACCGTTTTGTTTTAGACAATCCTCTATGCCTGACAGCAGATTATCAAGTTCCAGGCTAACAGTGAATGCACCAGTCAAAGCAAAATCTTTAGATGGTTTTGCTCACAACAGCCACCAGGATTCCTTAAGTGTACAACAGGTCAGCACTGtatcttcttcaggtctttgcAAGTCAGACTCATGCCTATACCAAAGATGTAGGACTGACCAGGTGACAGATATGCTGATTCATGAGACATGGGCAAGCTCAATTGAATCTCTAATGCGTAAGAACAAGATTATAGGGGATGAGGCAGAGATTACAGATGCTGATCAATTCCCCAATGATTCCCCACTGCATGTAGAACAATATGCAAACAGACTGGCTGCAAATATTGTTGAAAGTGGGAAAACATTAATTGTCGTCCATCAAGATTCCTTTGACTATACAAACCGGGTAGCAGAAGGTAGATCTCTCCCAAGTGTGACTCAAAGTCAGTCTAAACCCACAAGGGACAGAATAAATTTAGATGGGAAAAAAGAACAACTCAAAACCCATGAGTCCCTCCAGGGAAGCCATATAGGCTCTTCTGCTTTCCTGAGGGAAGTGCCTTTGATTCAGATAGAAACTGATCAAAGAGAAGAGCTGAATAAAGACTTAGAGCCCTTAACTTCTAGTATCATCCTTGCTGGGGAAACAAAGGAGCAtctaaacaaagaaaaacctctAGCAGCATATTCTGGGAAGCACATGGTTTCAAGCTCCATGATAAATACCAA TGTTGCTACTAGAAGCAAACCAGatgctgaaatcatggtggaaacaaaaacaactgaagacTTTCCGAATCCTCTCAACAGCAGCGATGAAAGCACAGGCAGCTGGTCCCAGCTAGTTAATGATGAGGACAATCCTGATGATACAAGTAGCTACTTGCAACTCAGTGAGAGATCCATGAG CAATGGCAACAGCAGTACCACTAGCAGTCTTGGCATTATGGACCTGGAAATTTATCAGGAAAACATGCCCTCTTCTCCTATGATTAA TGAATTAGCAGAAGAAAAGGCTTTCCTTGAAGAACAGCCAGAGAACATAGAGG AAAGCACTTCTGGACTATCAGAGGAAACAGCCAATTGTCAAAAAGACCTACTGGTGATAAACTTTGACCTGGAGCCAGAGTGCCCAGATGCAGAGCTACGAACCACTCTTCAATGGATAGCTGCTTCTGAACTTGGAATACCAACCATCTATTTTCAGAAAACTCAGGAAAACAGAATTGAAAAG